One window of Pyrus communis chromosome 12, drPyrComm1.1, whole genome shotgun sequence genomic DNA carries:
- the LOC137710959 gene encoding autophagy-related protein 8f-like, whose amino-acid sequence MAKSYFKQEHDLEKRRAEAARIRDKYPDRIPVIVEKVERSDIPNIDKKKYLVPADLTVGQFVYVIRKRIKLSAEKAIFIFVDNVLPPTGAIMSAIYEEKKDEDGFLYVTYSGENTFGYQIPLCSP is encoded by the exons ATGGCAAAGAGTTACTTCAAGCAAGAACATGATCTGG AGAAGAGACGGGCAGAGGCTGCTAGGATCAGAGATAAATACCCAGATAGAATTCCA GTGATTGTGGAGAAGGTAGAAAGAAGTGATATCCCAAACATTGATAAGAAAAA GTACCTTGTCCCGGCAGATTTAACTGTGGGACAATTTGTTTATGTTATCCGCAAAAGGATCAAGTTAAGTGCAGAAAAGGCAATCTTTATATTTGTGGACAATGTGCTCCCACCAACAG GTGCAATTATGTCTGCCATATATGAAGAGAAGAAGGATGAAGACGGGTTTCTCTATGTCACGTACAGCGGTGAGAATACATTTGGTTATCAGATTCCACTGTGTAGCCCCTGA